In Candidatus Delongbacteria bacterium, one genomic interval encodes:
- a CDS encoding S41 family peptidase, with product MRKLLLWVGIPLLLITTVFIFRDNGEGQASGGNILASLDKIRTILSIVREYYVEEPDLDKLVDAGISGMLQELDPHSTYIPASELQQVNEEFRGDFDGIGIYFEIRNKLITVVSAIPGTPSDRLGLSPGDMIVEIEGESAYGFTNDQVQKKLKGPRGSVVNITVRRPGLDETLDFSITREKIPIYSVDSAFMLDDRTGYIRLTRFSATSEEEVVAALDSLEAQGMTQLLFDLRGNTGGFLQQAFKLADLFLPGGQTIVSTRGRLKQFDESLVSTDETTRPRWPVVMMINQGSASASEILSGAIQDLDRGLVVGETSFGKGLVQRQFDFNDTSAVRVTIARYYTPSGRLIQRPYDGGLMDYYREGYDDVDNNLDEDSTAVKPVYYTRAGRKVYGGGGITPDVRIRGGRLTPYLSRLRTNRVFFDWANERWTEPGPERNRLQAAGFESFLTGWQPDEALIEEVRLLADAKVPFVAEDWEKDIHWVKAYIKREMARVIWGRDESRRVDSADDPVIVESLLLFDEAARIARLK from the coding sequence ATGCGCAAGCTGCTGCTGTGGGTAGGTATTCCCCTGCTGCTGATAACAACCGTCTTCATCTTTCGCGACAACGGCGAAGGCCAGGCCTCCGGGGGCAACATTCTGGCCAGCCTGGACAAGATCCGCACGATCCTGAGCATCGTGCGCGAATATTATGTGGAAGAGCCCGATCTGGACAAGCTCGTCGATGCGGGCATCAGCGGCATGCTGCAGGAACTGGATCCTCACAGCACCTACATCCCGGCCTCCGAACTTCAGCAGGTCAATGAGGAGTTCCGTGGCGACTTTGACGGAATCGGCATCTACTTCGAGATCCGCAACAAGCTGATCACCGTGGTCAGCGCCATCCCGGGGACGCCCAGTGATCGACTGGGGCTCTCGCCGGGCGACATGATCGTGGAGATCGAGGGCGAGAGTGCCTACGGATTCACCAATGACCAGGTCCAGAAGAAGCTCAAAGGGCCACGTGGCTCGGTGGTCAACATCACCGTGAGACGCCCGGGTCTCGACGAAACTCTCGACTTCAGCATTACCCGCGAGAAGATTCCGATCTACAGCGTGGACTCCGCCTTCATGCTGGACGACAGGACCGGCTATATCCGCCTGACCCGTTTTTCGGCCACGTCCGAAGAGGAAGTGGTGGCGGCACTTGATTCGCTGGAGGCTCAGGGCATGACCCAGTTGCTGTTCGATCTGCGCGGCAACACGGGCGGATTCCTCCAGCAGGCCTTCAAGCTGGCCGACCTCTTTCTGCCCGGCGGACAGACCATCGTCTCCACACGCGGGCGCCTGAAGCAGTTCGATGAATCGCTGGTGTCCACGGACGAGACCACCCGTCCACGCTGGCCCGTGGTGATGATGATCAACCAGGGCAGCGCCTCGGCCAGCGAGATCCTCAGCGGTGCGATCCAGGACCTGGACCGCGGGCTGGTGGTGGGCGAGACCAGTTTCGGCAAGGGCCTGGTCCAGCGGCAGTTCGACTTCAACGACACCAGCGCCGTGCGTGTGACCATCGCGCGGTACTACACGCCCAGCGGGCGGTTGATCCAGCGGCCCTACGACGGCGGCCTGATGGACTATTACCGCGAAGGCTACGACGATGTGGACAACAATCTGGATGAAGATTCGACGGCGGTCAAGCCCGTGTACTACACGCGTGCCGGGCGCAAGGTCTACGGCGGGGGTGGCATCACTCCCGATGTCCGCATCCGTGGCGGACGTCTCACTCCGTACCTGAGCCGCCTGCGCACCAACCGGGTCTTCTTCGACTGGGCCAACGAGCGCTGGACCGAACCCGGACCCGAGCGCAACCGCCTGCAAGCTGCGGGCTTCGAATCTTTCCTGACCGGCTGGCAGCCCGATGAGGCGCTGATCGAAGAAGTGCGTCTGCTGGCCGATGCCAAGGTGCCCTTCGTGGCCGAGGACTGGGAGAAGGACATTCACTGGGTGAAGGCTTACATCAAGCGCGAGATGGCCCGGGTGATCTGGGGCCGTGATGAATCGAGGCGCGTGGATTCGGCCGACGATCCGGTGATCGTCGAATCGCTGCTGCTCTTCGATGAAGCGGCGAGAATCGCCCGGCTCAAATGA
- a CDS encoding TonB family protein produces MEYHKRPEANVKLKYQVFSELGLAFALALFCVLFIVSKQVHVQVKLKDYVPDEIEVEQIDQTVQQKSEPRPARPSFTVAAADEDVVEDEEIDFNEDEDWTAAPPPPPPMDNSDDEVVDFFAIEQQPELVGGNEALYKLVRYPEMAQKAGVEGVAQIGFIVGADGIPREFTVLGERPKNLGFGQAAIDALSKMTFKPGRQRDRFVSVRMQQTIRFQLNN; encoded by the coding sequence ATGGAATACCACAAGAGACCCGAAGCCAACGTCAAGCTCAAGTACCAGGTCTTCTCGGAGCTGGGACTGGCGTTTGCGCTGGCCCTGTTCTGCGTGCTGTTCATCGTGTCCAAGCAGGTGCATGTGCAGGTGAAGCTGAAGGATTATGTGCCCGACGAGATCGAGGTCGAGCAGATCGACCAGACCGTCCAGCAGAAATCCGAACCTCGCCCGGCCCGTCCCTCCTTCACGGTGGCGGCCGCCGATGAAGATGTGGTGGAAGACGAGGAGATCGACTTCAACGAAGACGAGGACTGGACCGCCGCTCCGCCGCCCCCGCCGCCCATGGACAATTCCGACGACGAGGTGGTCGATTTCTTCGCCATCGAGCAGCAGCCAGAACTGGTGGGCGGGAACGAAGCCCTGTACAAATTGGTGCGCTACCCGGAAATGGCCCAGAAGGCGGGTGTGGAAGGTGTGGCCCAGATCGGCTTCATCGTGGGTGCCGATGGCATCCCCCGCGAATTCACCGTGCTGGGCGAGCGCCCCAAGAACCTGGGCTTTGGCCAGGCCGCCATCGACGCCCTCTCCAAGATGACCTTCAAGCCCGGTCGTCAGCGAGATCGTTTCGTCAGCGTGCGCATGCAGCAGACGATCCGCTTCCAGCTGAACAACTGA
- the nuoB gene encoding NADH-quinone oxidoreductase subunit NuoB produces the protein MEVSHGMPEPFVTTKLDKVIGWGRKYSIFNYPFVTACCGMEFMSAACSRYDMDRFGAGLPRFSPRQSDVLLVVGTINQKMAPVLRQIYDQMCDPKWVVAFGACTVSGGPYNNYAVLQGIDQILPVDIYIPGCPPHPETVLDGLIKLQAKIQNQKQEV, from the coding sequence ATGGAGGTAAGCCATGGCATGCCCGAGCCCTTCGTCACCACCAAGCTTGACAAAGTGATCGGCTGGGGGCGCAAGTACTCGATCTTCAACTATCCCTTCGTGACCGCCTGCTGCGGCATGGAATTCATGTCGGCCGCCTGCAGCCGCTACGACATGGACCGCTTCGGTGCGGGCCTGCCACGCTTCAGCCCGCGCCAGAGCGACGTGCTGCTGGTGGTGGGCACCATCAACCAGAAGATGGCTCCCGTGTTGCGTCAGATCTACGACCAGATGTGCGACCCCAAGTGGGTGGTGGCCTTCGGTGCCTGCACCGTGAGCGGTGGCCCCTACAACAACTACGCCGTGCTTCAGGGGATTGACCAGATCCTGCCCGTGGACATCTACATCCCCGGTTGCCCGCCGCACCCCGAGACGGTGCTGGACGGGCTGATCAAACTGCAGGCCAAGATCCAGAACCAGAAACAAGAGGTCTGA
- a CDS encoding biopolymer transporter ExbD: MLLEKRRKIESEIPAASMADIAFLLLVFFLVTTTIDQDKGVPLTLPEISEEPPKVLNKDKVLNILVSNAGEIMINDAVLDQRGQLRSEVKNSLEELGRDAEGKYEKIVSIKTQAETLYDDYIFVLDQVKMAGATKISIAEPEE; encoded by the coding sequence ATGCTTCTTGAAAAACGCCGCAAGATTGAATCCGAGATTCCTGCCGCGTCCATGGCCGACATCGCCTTCCTGCTGCTGGTGTTCTTTCTGGTGACCACCACCATCGATCAGGACAAGGGTGTACCCCTGACCCTGCCCGAGATTTCGGAAGAACCACCGAAAGTGCTGAACAAGGACAAGGTCCTGAACATCCTCGTCTCGAATGCGGGCGAGATCATGATCAACGATGCCGTCCTTGACCAACGTGGCCAGCTGCGCAGTGAAGTCAAGAACTCCCTGGAAGAACTGGGGCGGGACGCTGAAGGCAAGTATGAGAAGATCGTCTCGATCAAGACCCAGGCCGAAACTCTCTACGACGATTACATCTTCGTGCTCGACCAGGTGAAAATGGCCGGTGCCACCAAGATCTCCATCGCAGAGCCGGAGGAGTAG
- a CDS encoding NADH-quinone oxidoreductase subunit C, with product MSEAVGNDAVAPTPPDNSPPPVIASLQQAFAKDLVEWRQAKDMLEIQVRTSALDAVARHLRDTPGLDFNFLIDQTAVDWLGQREVRFELVYHFWSLAHHRYLRLLAPVAEERCEAPSLYGLWKAADWYEREIHEMYGIRFSGHPDMRKLLMYPEFKGWPLRKDYSMKGRQPLIGPGSRQE from the coding sequence ATGAGCGAAGCCGTGGGCAACGACGCGGTCGCCCCGACCCCGCCGGACAATTCGCCGCCCCCCGTGATCGCCTCGCTCCAGCAAGCCTTCGCCAAGGATCTCGTCGAATGGCGCCAGGCCAAGGACATGCTGGAAATCCAGGTGCGCACGTCGGCCCTCGACGCGGTGGCGCGTCACCTGCGTGACACACCGGGTCTCGATTTCAATTTCCTGATTGACCAGACCGCCGTCGACTGGCTGGGGCAGCGCGAGGTGCGCTTCGAGCTGGTCTACCACTTCTGGAGCCTGGCACACCACCGCTACCTGCGCCTGCTGGCGCCCGTGGCCGAAGAGCGCTGCGAAGCCCCGTCGCTCTATGGCCTCTGGAAGGCCGCGGACTGGTACGAACGCGAGATCCACGAGATGTACGGCATCCGGTTCTCCGGGCACCCCGACATGCGCAAGCTGTTGATGTATCCCGAGTTCAAGGGCTGGCCGCTGCGCAAGGACTACAGCATGAAGGGCCGACAGCCACTGATCGGACCCGGGAGCAGGCAGGAGTAG
- a CDS encoding NADH-quinone oxidoreductase subunit D, whose translation MLAPGQQLEHKSMTLNVGPSHPTTHGIVRLLLQVEGEEIISADVEIGYLHRGFEKMCENHPWNQCVVYVDRLNYVSPIINDIGYHMAVEKLMDIEVPIRGQWVRVLTSELMRICDHQTCLAATCMELGAFTAFLYLIKGRELLWEILERLCGARVTTSYSRIGGLTDDLYPDFEAQVRQAIKDCRDINAEVNTLMTGNRIFIDRTRGIGALSREDCISYGFTGPMARAAGIEVDVRAHSPYLTYGQLDFEIPLCSNGDCYDRYLVRFHEMEQSLRIIEQCFQKMPSSGPVSVQDYRITPPAKELVYSRIEELMAHFKHHMWGHMIAPPPGQLYHAVEGGNGELGFYLVSTGEERPWKVRCRPPCFGITQAMREMIVGRTIGDIVPIFGSINMIGGELDR comes from the coding sequence ATGCTGGCACCCGGCCAGCAATTGGAACACAAGTCGATGACCCTCAACGTCGGGCCCAGCCACCCGACGACACACGGCATCGTGCGCCTGCTGCTGCAGGTCGAAGGCGAAGAGATCATCTCCGCCGACGTGGAAATCGGCTACCTGCACCGCGGTTTCGAGAAGATGTGTGAAAACCATCCCTGGAACCAGTGCGTGGTATACGTCGACCGGCTGAACTACGTCTCGCCCATCATCAACGACATCGGCTATCACATGGCCGTGGAGAAGCTGATGGACATCGAGGTGCCCATCCGCGGTCAGTGGGTGCGTGTCCTCACCAGCGAGCTGATGCGCATCTGCGACCACCAGACCTGTCTGGCCGCCACCTGCATGGAACTGGGCGCCTTCACCGCGTTCCTGTATCTCATCAAGGGACGCGAACTGCTCTGGGAAATCCTCGAGCGGCTCTGCGGTGCGCGCGTCACCACCTCCTACAGCCGCATCGGGGGTCTCACCGACGACCTCTATCCCGACTTCGAGGCCCAGGTGCGCCAGGCGATCAAGGATTGTCGCGACATCAACGCCGAAGTCAACACGCTGATGACCGGCAACCGCATCTTCATCGACCGCACACGCGGCATCGGCGCCCTCAGCCGCGAAGACTGCATCAGCTACGGCTTCACCGGCCCGATGGCCCGGGCGGCGGGCATTGAAGTGGACGTACGCGCCCATTCGCCCTACCTGACCTATGGCCAGCTCGACTTCGAAATCCCGCTGTGCTCCAACGGCGACTGTTACGACCGCTATCTGGTGCGCTTCCATGAAATGGAGCAAAGCCTGCGCATCATCGAGCAGTGCTTCCAGAAGATGCCCAGCAGCGGCCCGGTAAGCGTGCAGGACTACCGCATCACCCCGCCGGCCAAGGAGCTGGTGTACTCGCGCATCGAAGAGCTGATGGCCCACTTCAAGCATCACATGTGGGGCCACATGATCGCCCCGCCTCCGGGCCAGCTGTATCACGCGGTCGAAGGCGGCAATGGCGAACTGGGGTTCTACCTGGTGTCCACGGGCGAAGAGCGGCCCTGGAAGGTGCGCTGCCGGCCACCGTGTTTCGGCATCACCCAGGCCATGCGCGAAATGATCGTCGGGCGCACCATTGGCGATATCGTTCCCATTTTCGGCTCCATCAACATGATCGGCGGCGAGCTGGACCGCTAG
- a CDS encoding MotA/TolQ/ExbB proton channel family protein gives MLKYFEQGGGFMWPILIILCLGIMIIVVKSITLTMQSTNAKAFTRKIHDALRSGGVDAATEICASTRGPVASIVHAGLLRYDRGLDHVEKAIVNAASIEMAFLERGLIWLSTCTALAPMFGFLGTVWGMVRAFDEIEKANDISPAIVAGGIKVALLTTVFGLIAAMVTQFFFNAFNAKINSLVLDMEESSVELIESLMEVASTKK, from the coding sequence ATGCTGAAGTATTTCGAACAGGGTGGCGGCTTCATGTGGCCCATTCTGATCATCCTCTGCCTGGGCATCATGATCATCGTGGTCAAGAGCATCACCCTGACCATGCAGTCCACCAACGCCAAGGCCTTCACGCGCAAGATCCATGACGCGCTGCGCAGTGGCGGAGTCGACGCGGCCACGGAGATCTGCGCCTCCACCCGCGGCCCGGTGGCCTCCATCGTACACGCCGGTCTGCTGCGTTACGACCGTGGTCTGGACCATGTGGAGAAAGCCATCGTGAACGCCGCCTCCATCGAGATGGCCTTCCTCGAGCGCGGGCTGATCTGGCTGTCCACCTGCACGGCTCTCGCCCCCATGTTCGGCTTCCTCGGAACGGTGTGGGGCATGGTGCGCGCCTTCGACGAAATCGAGAAGGCCAACGACATCAGCCCGGCCATTGTGGCGGGCGGTATCAAGGTCGCCCTGCTGACCACCGTGTTCGGTCTGATCGCCGCCATGGTGACCCAGTTCTTCTTCAATGCCTTCAACGCCAAGATCAACAGCCTGGTGCTTGACATGGAAGAAAGCTCCGTGGAGCTGATCGAGTCCCTGATGGAAGTGGCTTCCACGAAGAAGTAA
- a CDS encoding NADH-quinone oxidoreductase subunit A, protein MLLAARLLGPKRMNKVKSQAFECGMDPIGSAREGGLRTRFYLVAISFIVFDIEAIFLYPWAVSFKSLGGAALVAVLIFVLALFAGLFYEIRKGVFTWR, encoded by the coding sequence ATGTTGCTGGCGGCCCGCCTGCTGGGCCCCAAGCGCATGAACAAAGTCAAGAGCCAGGCCTTCGAGTGCGGCATGGATCCCATCGGCTCGGCCCGTGAAGGTGGACTGCGTACCCGGTTCTACCTGGTGGCGATCTCCTTCATCGTCTTCGACATCGAGGCGATCTTCCTCTATCCCTGGGCGGTCAGTTTCAAGTCTCTGGGCGGTGCCGCGCTGGTGGCCGTCCTGATCTTCGTGCTGGCCCTGTTCGCCGGCTTGTTCTACGAAATCCGCAAGGGGGTGTTCACATGGAGGTAA
- a CDS encoding (2Fe-2S)-binding protein, which yields MITLEINGKSVQVEPGTRVIEACKQAGVLVPHFCYHPGLPVAGNCRMCMVHIEERGRGRVDVACVAPASEGMKVTTETEAVLDARKGVMEFLLLNHPIDCPYCDCAGECKLQDYFVEWGATEEGSRRLTMPVHKPKRQPIGPTVMLDSERCVLCTRCVRFCKDITGTAELGITERGSHNTLHLEEGKVLDNAYSGNVVDICPVGALTDRDFRFNRRVWFLKKQDSICPGCSRGCNTEIHFDLKRDYKRHEESKRVHRLKPRYNGAVNQWWLCDEGRYGYPEIDRNRLLTPLLKGPAGLVESDWESALTAVCAELEQHRKHPESLGVLLSPRMSNEALLAAGALFGDGLKAGLMDYSLVQEVHGQDDALLKRADRTPNRRGAELLKLKRGNLPAGELLSGLALDRLRALVVFRWDLATLLEDPALAEFARLRTLIVIDTHVHDWLPQTAVVLPAAMYAEQEGSFTNFEGRVQHFGKAFEPTGEARDEVSLLLELARRLGVRPGFNSLSGIRERLAGLLPGYAEARPVTQRSSIHVSKEAAPR from the coding sequence ATGATCACACTGGAAATCAACGGGAAATCCGTGCAGGTGGAACCGGGCACCCGAGTCATCGAGGCCTGCAAGCAGGCGGGTGTGCTGGTCCCCCATTTCTGCTATCACCCGGGCCTGCCCGTGGCCGGCAATTGCCGGATGTGCATGGTGCACATCGAGGAGCGTGGCCGCGGTCGCGTGGATGTGGCCTGCGTGGCTCCGGCATCCGAGGGCATGAAGGTCACCACCGAGACCGAGGCGGTGCTTGACGCTCGCAAGGGCGTGATGGAGTTCCTGCTGCTCAACCACCCCATCGATTGTCCCTATTGCGACTGCGCGGGCGAGTGCAAACTGCAGGATTACTTCGTGGAGTGGGGCGCTACCGAAGAAGGCAGCCGCCGCCTGACCATGCCCGTGCACAAGCCCAAGCGCCAGCCGATTGGCCCCACGGTCATGCTGGACTCCGAGCGCTGCGTGCTCTGCACCCGCTGCGTGCGTTTCTGCAAGGACATCACGGGCACCGCCGAGCTGGGCATCACCGAACGCGGCAGCCACAACACGCTGCATCTGGAAGAGGGCAAGGTTCTGGACAATGCCTATTCGGGCAATGTGGTCGACATCTGCCCTGTGGGTGCGCTCACCGACCGCGACTTCCGCTTCAACCGGCGTGTCTGGTTCCTCAAGAAGCAGGACAGCATCTGCCCGGGCTGCAGCCGTGGATGCAACACGGAAATTCACTTCGACCTCAAGCGCGACTACAAGCGCCACGAGGAGAGCAAGCGCGTCCATCGTCTGAAGCCCCGTTACAATGGGGCGGTCAACCAGTGGTGGCTGTGTGACGAAGGCCGCTACGGCTATCCTGAAATCGACCGCAACCGCCTGTTGACCCCGTTGCTCAAGGGCCCTGCCGGGCTGGTGGAGAGCGACTGGGAATCGGCACTGACGGCCGTGTGTGCCGAACTGGAGCAACACCGCAAGCATCCTGAATCGCTGGGTGTGCTGCTGAGCCCCCGGATGAGCAACGAAGCCCTGCTGGCGGCCGGCGCCCTCTTCGGCGACGGACTGAAGGCGGGTCTGATGGATTACAGCCTGGTCCAGGAAGTCCACGGTCAGGACGATGCGCTGCTCAAGCGGGCCGACCGGACCCCGAACCGGCGCGGAGCCGAGCTGCTGAAACTGAAGCGCGGCAATCTGCCCGCCGGTGAGCTGCTCAGCGGTCTGGCGCTGGACCGGCTGCGGGCGCTGGTCGTGTTCCGCTGGGATCTGGCCACTCTGCTCGAAGACCCTGCGCTGGCCGAATTCGCTCGGCTGCGCACCCTGATCGTGATCGATACGCATGTGCACGACTGGTTGCCCCAGACCGCCGTGGTGCTGCCCGCCGCCATGTACGCCGAGCAGGAAGGCAGCTTCACCAACTTCGAAGGCCGCGTGCAGCATTTCGGCAAGGCCTTCGAGCCCACGGGCGAGGCTCGTGACGAGGTGAGCCTGCTGCTGGAACTGGCCCGTCGGCTGGGTGTGCGCCCGGGTTTCAACAGCCTGAGCGGCATTCGCGAGCGTCTGGCCGGCCTGCTGCCCGGATACGCGGAAGCCAGACCGGTCACCCAGCGCAGCTCGATTCACGTGAGCAAGGAAGCCGCGCCCCGCTAG
- a CDS encoding biopolymer transporter ExbD, which translates to MKIKKKTQTKAEISTASMPDIVFMLLIFFMVVTTFKQFDGLPVRIPSAESTQKIEVGKRDLAYIWVDKTNRRMLDDQFVAIEDLSGLIYTKRVANPKLVIALKADQKSHMKSVTDVQQELRKAYALRVNYTTLTK; encoded by the coding sequence GTGAAAATCAAAAAGAAGACCCAGACCAAGGCGGAAATCTCGACGGCATCCATGCCCGACATCGTGTTCATGCTGCTGATTTTCTTCATGGTGGTCACCACGTTCAAGCAGTTCGATGGTCTGCCCGTGCGCATCCCCTCGGCCGAGTCCACCCAGAAGATCGAAGTGGGCAAGCGCGACCTGGCCTACATCTGGGTCGACAAGACCAACCGCCGCATGCTGGACGACCAGTTCGTGGCCATCGAAGACCTCTCCGGTCTGATCTACACCAAGCGCGTGGCGAACCCCAAGCTGGTGATCGCCCTCAAGGCGGATCAGAAGTCCCACATGAAGAGTGTCACCGATGTGCAGCAGGAACTGCGCAAGGCCTATGCCCTGCGTGTCAACTACACCACGCTGACCAAGTAG
- a CDS encoding energy transducer TonB: MRVRHALNADLHERYLILCELGLALALAMVCLVFQLSREPASSDSLAHHCGLVDPTWVVPVATPAVERPNPRPARPTFVVSALSDDPELEQTIDYADLGEWQPATLPPPPFEAEEEVVEIFLVERMPVLLGGLESLHRSVIYPDLALRAGIEGRALIGFVVGVDGIPRDLQILQEDPPRFGFGDSAMKALASARFIPGKQRDRDVAVHMQQVVRFTLH, from the coding sequence ATGAGAGTACGACACGCCCTGAATGCCGACCTGCACGAGCGCTACCTGATCCTGTGCGAACTGGGCCTCGCTCTGGCGCTGGCCATGGTCTGCCTCGTGTTCCAGCTGTCGCGCGAGCCCGCTTCCTCAGACTCGCTGGCCCACCATTGCGGGCTTGTCGACCCGACCTGGGTCGTGCCTGTGGCCACGCCCGCGGTCGAGCGCCCCAATCCACGGCCGGCGCGCCCCACCTTCGTCGTGTCCGCCCTCAGCGATGACCCCGAGCTCGAGCAGACCATCGACTATGCGGATCTGGGGGAGTGGCAGCCTGCCACTCTGCCGCCTCCTCCTTTCGAAGCCGAGGAGGAAGTGGTCGAGATCTTTCTGGTCGAGCGCATGCCCGTGCTGCTGGGCGGACTGGAATCGTTGCACCGTTCGGTGATCTACCCCGATCTGGCCCTGCGGGCCGGCATCGAAGGCCGAGCACTGATCGGTTTCGTGGTCGGCGTGGACGGCATTCCCCGTGACCTGCAGATCCTGCAGGAAGATCCTCCGCGATTCGGCTTCGGTGACTCCGCCATGAAAGCCCTGGCCTCCGCGCGTTTCATTCCCGGAAAACAGCGGGATCGGGACGTCGCGGTGCACATGCAGCAGGTGGTACGCTTCACTCTGCATTGA
- a CDS encoding NADH-quinone oxidoreductase subunit H, whose product MHPMLFATLVALAKIVLILFMFIMAIATLLTWAERKQSAVLQDRIGANRADFMGFRLWGLLNIAADGIKSFTKEDWVPPTGNPIIHNLAPFIGLFGAMVSFAVIPFGPPLQLFGQTFTLQLVDLNIGLLYILAFGSMGIYSVVLAGWSSNNKFAQLGALRGICQMISYEVVLGLSLIGVILVTGSVRLPEIIAYQGQYWLGGWIPKWGIFTQPLAFLLFLPAAIAETKRVPFDVPEGESEIIGYFVEYSGLKFGLFLLGEFIEIVVLAAFISVLFFGGWQVPWLTDAGFQFGSALSIPLSEWLVATLRILGFIAKVIFFCMLQLQIRWTLPRFRFDHLLRLGWKEMMPLALLNVFITAIVMYVLS is encoded by the coding sequence ATGCACCCGATGCTCTTCGCCACTCTGGTGGCTTTGGCAAAAATCGTGCTGATCCTGTTCATGTTCATCATGGCCATCGCCACGTTGCTGACCTGGGCCGAGCGCAAGCAGAGCGCCGTGCTCCAGGATCGCATCGGGGCCAACCGGGCGGATTTCATGGGCTTCCGGCTCTGGGGCCTGCTGAACATCGCCGCCGACGGCATCAAGTCCTTCACCAAGGAAGACTGGGTTCCGCCCACGGGCAACCCCATCATCCACAATCTGGCGCCCTTCATCGGCCTCTTCGGAGCGATGGTCAGTTTTGCGGTGATCCCTTTCGGGCCGCCCCTGCAGCTCTTCGGACAGACCTTCACCCTGCAATTGGTCGATCTCAACATCGGCCTGCTGTACATCCTGGCCTTCGGCTCCATGGGCATCTATTCGGTGGTGCTGGCGGGCTGGAGTTCCAACAACAAGTTCGCCCAGCTGGGTGCCCTGCGCGGCATCTGCCAGATGATCAGCTACGAAGTGGTGCTGGGGCTGTCGCTGATTGGCGTGATACTGGTCACCGGCAGCGTGCGCCTGCCCGAGATCATCGCCTATCAGGGCCAGTACTGGCTGGGCGGCTGGATCCCCAAGTGGGGCATCTTCACCCAGCCTCTGGCCTTCCTGCTCTTCCTGCCCGCGGCCATCGCCGAAACCAAGCGTGTGCCATTTGACGTGCCCGAGGGCGAGAGCGAGATCATCGGCTACTTCGTCGAGTATTCAGGCTTGAAGTTCGGCCTGTTCCTGCTGGGTGAGTTCATCGAGATCGTGGTGCTTGCCGCCTTCATCTCGGTGCTGTTCTTCGGCGGCTGGCAGGTGCCCTGGCTGACGGATGCGGGTTTCCAGTTCGGCAGCGCGCTCAGCATTCCCCTGTCCGAGTGGCTGGTGGCCACCCTGCGCATCCTGGGCTTCATCGCCAAGGTGATCTTCTTCTGCATGCTGCAGTTGCAGATCCGCTGGACCCTGCCGCGCTTCCGTTTCGATCACCTGCTGCGGCTGGGCTGGAAGGAAATGATGCCCCTGGCCCTGCTGAATGTGTTCATCACCGCCATCGTGATGTACGTCCTGTCCTGA
- a CDS encoding NADH-quinone oxidoreductase subunit I, whose translation MAARFVNIDIKNPPLTALYYPAVVGGLMVTTRHFVHNMIKHTLGFFGNRQAASDASFTLQYPEVMRPLPRRLRTKHRIKVHEDGRPKCTACMLCETACPDFCISITSAEHGDSPEEKAPLEFRIDLDRCCFCGFCVEACPKDAIHMDTQIMETASDRRENFVMRLTDLLDPKPVICSGQEFAGKDLNKVLPHLAMRGLEHIKPARIDLSYRDAWVASRKAAAQGRDAQ comes from the coding sequence ATGGCTGCCCGCTTCGTGAACATCGACATCAAGAATCCCCCGCTCACGGCGCTCTACTATCCGGCCGTCGTGGGTGGCCTGATGGTGACCACTCGTCATTTCGTGCACAACATGATCAAGCACACGCTGGGCTTTTTCGGCAATCGCCAGGCTGCCAGTGATGCGTCCTTCACCCTGCAGTATCCCGAGGTGATGCGTCCGCTGCCACGTCGTTTGCGCACCAAGCACCGCATCAAGGTGCACGAGGACGGACGCCCCAAGTGCACGGCCTGCATGCTGTGCGAGACGGCATGCCCCGACTTCTGCATTTCCATCACCTCCGCCGAACACGGGGACAGCCCCGAAGAGAAGGCTCCGCTGGAATTCCGGATTGACCTGGATCGCTGCTGTTTCTGCGGATTCTGCGTGGAAGCCTGCCCCAAGGATGCGATCCACATGGATACCCAGATCATGGAAACCGCCAGCGACCGGCGCGAGAACTTCGTGATGCGACTGACCGACCTGCTGGATCCCAAGCCCGTGATCTGCAGCGGGCAGGAATTCGCCGGAAAGGACCTCAACAAGGTGTTGCCCCATCTGGCGATGCGCGGGCTGGAACACATCAAGCCGGCGCGCATCGATCTGAGTTACCGTGACGCCTGGGTGGCCTCGCGCAAGGCCGCTGCCCAGGGACGGGATGCCCAGTGA